The nucleotide window CCTTACTATCAGCGGGAGGTAAGTGAATATTTTCAGAAAATGAAATAGTGTTCCGCTAATTTTACCGCCCTGCTCCCTTTTACATACCTATGAAACAGGTTAAAATTCAGATTCCTTCGCTCGTCGAAAATATCCGCGTCGTAGAAAGCTTTATCGACAACTCGAAGGATACGTTTCACATCGAAGATGATATCTATGGCAACATCATGGTCGCCGTTACGGAGGCCGTGAACAATGCCATTCGTCACGGCAACAAGTTCGACAAGGACCGCAACGTGTACTTGTCCCTGTATGTCGACAAGGACCGGGTGAAGTTTGAGGTGGAGGACGAAGGCGAAGGGTTCGACTACACCGACTTGCTGGACCCCACCGCGCCCGAAAACCTGGAGAACCCCGGGGGCCGCGGCATCTTCCTCATTCGCCACCTGGCCGATGAGGTGGAGTTCACCAAAGACGGCCGCAACGTGCAGCTGACCTTTATGCTCACGCCGGCCGAAACCGACGAGTCTTCCGCCACCGACACCGTATCTTCCGAAAACGCGGCATGAACCAGCACCCTCCCGGCACGGAAAATGAAATGAATGCGGGCCTTCCCGAGGAGTCGCACGAGTCGCATGGCATCGAGTTCCTGGTCGAAGACGTTGACTTCGAACTGGCTGAGGCCGAGGCGCTGACTTCCTGGGTGGAGAAGATTGCCGAGGTGCACGAGCATAAAATCGTGCAGCTGACGTATATTTTCTGTTCCGACGAGTA belongs to Hymenobacter cellulosilyticus and includes:
- a CDS encoding ATP-binding protein; this encodes MKQVKIQIPSLVENIRVVESFIDNSKDTFHIEDDIYGNIMVAVTEAVNNAIRHGNKFDKDRNVYLSLYVDKDRVKFEVEDEGEGFDYTDLLDPTAPENLENPGGRGIFLIRHLADEVEFTKDGRNVQLTFMLTPAETDESSATDTVSSENAA